From the genome of Cryptococcus deuterogattii R265 chromosome 5, complete sequence:
GAAAGCTTGATAAATGGTGCCACCAACAAAACGCTCAGCATAGTCATCGAATGCGAGGATATCAAGTACAGAATATGGTTGACCCTTGACCCAGAACTGGTCTCGAGCATGGATGTTACGGCCGACCTTGTAGACCTTTGACTCGCAGGCATTCGCCACGACATTGTCATCATCGGGAGAAGCTATCGGTCGAACTTCTTCTCGGAAGTGACGAGTAAAAAAGTCATCCCAGGACTTGAAGCCGAAATATTTCGCCGAGGGGTCGCATTTATAGAATTGGTCGAAGGTGTAAGAAGTCTTGCCGACATTGGCAACCTTTTCGAGGGAAGGCAACCCGACGGGACCAAACCATCCCGTCTCATCGTTGGAGAGAGCGTCCGCAGATTCGGGCGATGACAAGAATTCGCCCCATACGTTgaggatcttcttcaactgcGTCCACAAGCCCAGGTCAGCCAACACCTGCATATCTTCGGAAAAATTAATTGATGTCTACTCACATGCTCATTCACTGTGGGATCCTGGAACACGCAAAACCCAGCATTCGTACCCATGGGCCAGTCCAGCAGCGCGTTAACAGGCACACCCACCAGCCCTACACTTTCAGCTCCTTTTGTCCATCGAGGAGCTGTACTGATAACGTGGTTGAGAAGCTGGAGCAGGTGTCTAAAGTCGCGCACTTGATTACTCTGGCCCGACGGGTCTTTAAGGTACTCTTTGTTATGAGGAATCTGCACAAATTATCAACATCATGTAGTATTAGACCCAATAAATGACCCAGTACAGACCTGTTGGAACATTAAATCAAAAAGCATTGACAGCCGAgtactcttctccactaCATCCTGAAAGTCCTTGAGTACCGGGTGCAAAGGCTTTGGGTGTTGATCTACGTATTCAACGGTGTCATTGAGGAACTTGTGGTGATGTCTTTTATCACGGGAGCTCCAATCGGTCAACTAAAAGCGGGGCGATTAGTTTGATCTAGAATAGTACGAATTCAGCAGTACCAAGGGGAGAGATGGTGTAACGTACTCGGTGGATGCGATGTTCGTCCGGTACTGGTTTAGAGTTTGCCATGATATGTTGCTGTAGTATATGAAGACGAGATTGCGGGGCTTGGTATTGAGTATGCTTCGGTCTCCGCAAAAGGTCTGAGATATATAGTAGTTCGTCAACTTCCAAATATAGCCACATGCGCTTCTGCGTTGCAGTTATTATGACGTTTTGACTTCCCACTTCTTGCAGTGTCAGGAATCTTGACGTCATAAGAAGTTTTCGCGCTTTAGTGTTACAATTTATAGTCGTAATTAAGGGCCACAGTTGGCCTTAATAAGGTAGTATCTGCCATCCTTCTAATTTGACACCGCGTCGGAGATGTTTTTAGTTTAAAGAAGCTCAATATGTATTAAGACAACCACAACAATCTCTTCATAACCCCAATACTAATATTGCCCTTATTTGCTGATAATAACTCAAATTTTCCAGTTGTAACACTTGGCACCTCAAAAGGTAAGGCCCAGTTCTTCTGAAatgaagagtggaagatgaataTTAATTATTTTTTTAGGTCGTCGGCTATGTCCGGAGGCTCCTGACGTCATCCTTGTCTTGTTACGTAACTGAAGGGGGGGTAAGGAAGTTGTCCTTGATGACCCATGCTTCAGGCTTTCCATGCGAACATCACTCTATTTAGCAATTGGTCGCTGGCTGTGATCGCAATACGTCGAAGGCTTCTAAGCTAACCGGGAAGAATTTATTGATTTGTGTATGGGTTGTCAAACTCATCTAAACACAACAAGATTACAACATACTCTAGGACGCGTCTCCGTTCCGTCCACTACGCATGACATTTCAGTattgagaaaaagagatgaataTTCCAGTGATTGCTCTGGCTGACGATTCATGGCTAAAGTGTAAGTGGACAGTGGCGTCATCATCGGCGTGAACTATGATTTCCACTTCGTGACATTGCATGCAACGCATCTAGAGGAAGAATAAAAGGCCGTGAAGAGAAAACAAAATTACGTAAGATGAAATACTCTTTAACTTAACCCTCATTTATCGACGCGACGCGACTTTGCTTATGTTCGTTTTTGCCCACTTCTCCGCTTACTGAACCTACTCATTTTGTCTCTTGTTTTATTCATTAATATTTTCTCTAAAATACTATTCAGGGGAACCTAAGTATGTCGAAGAACGCTTTGCAGGCTTTGCGAGAAGCTCGCGCGAAGGGCGGCCGACTTTCACAATGGAAGGTGCGTGGACGCGTGCGCGTTGAGCGACGGAAAATAGACGCGTATTGATTTGCTCTCTTCGCCTTGTCTTTGCTACTGGAAACAGCCCGAAGAAACGGAAATTTACGACTCTGTCACAGACGAACAGTATCGCTCCATTGTCGGCTCGCGTAATGATCAAGACGACTTCATcgaggatgacgatggtggTGATTATGTTGACCACGGGTTGGAAGACTGGAACGATGCGGAGagagatgacgaggagagtgaagatgaagatgattttgaaggggaggacgaggagctGAGGAAAGGTATGTGATGTTAATGCATGCTCCTAATGATCCACCTGACACGCCAATGCAGCGCGGAAATtgaaaagagcaaaagccaaagccaaagcaCTCGCCAATTCGGGCAAAGCTCCCAAAATATCAAAACACAAATCCAAAGCGACCTACTCTGACTATGCCCGACCCTCCACATCATCAATCTACCGTGCTGCCGCCGTCCCCAGCGCCATGCAGGAGGACGATTTTATGGCTAACCTCTTATCCTCAGTGACCGCCGCGTCAAATGAGACAGCTAACCGCAAACGCAAATCTTCTCCAGAgatcccttcttccgatGGCTACCAAGCTCCAAGTTCCGATGGCtcattcttttcatcaaggaaaaggtatGGAGCGGATAGCGATGATGAGCCTGTGTGGGACGCGAAGCGCGGTGTGATGGGCAAGAAACCTCGAGTTTCAGATGCTACTATCACtccaagaaggatgaatcACGACAGAAATCAAGAAAACGGACATTCATTGAACGATACTATGgatgttgacgatgaagcTGTCAAACCCGAGCCTGTAGacagtgaggaagatgaggagattcAAGTGCGCAAAGCTAGACTTCTCACAGTAACTAATAAACTCAATGGTTCAGCCGGTGCTAAACGCAGAGTTATCAACTCATCATCTGTCAAGAATATAGTCAAGCGGGAATCTACACCGATTACTGTCATCACCCCGAAAGCTGAGccagaaatggaagaagtcCAATCTGCCAAGCCTCGTGTCAATGGCAAACCCAAAGCCAAAGCAAACGCCAAACACTGGTCTGCCATCCAAGAATCTCTTGCAGCTTTTCCTTCCAACCAAACGTCTGAGCTTGACACCGTGAACGCCCCTGTTGGTTCAACAAAGCCCGAGAATGtactggaggaggatggttCATTAAGATTCTTCTGGCTTGATCACTTGGAGCAGGACGGAGTGGTTCATCTCGTGGGTAAAGTGCTTGACAAGGAAACGGGGAAGTATGTCAGCACTTGTGTCTCGGTGACGGGAATTGAGCGATGTCTCTATCTCAAGCCTCGTGCGAAACGATTTGGTACGTCCTTGATGCTAACTAAAGCCACAAATTTCGTCTGACTATCTGTAGTACGCGGATTTGAAACCGATCTCGACGTGTCGGAGGAAGACGTTTTAGACGAGTTTGAAAGTTTCCGTTCTCAAGTAGGTATTGATCAATACCGTTGCAAATTTGTCAAACGCAAATATGCCTTTGAGGATAAGGAtgtggaaaagggagaaagcGATTGGTTAGAGGTTGTTTATGGTTTTGATCGTGAGTCTCGTGTTCGGATTCAAGATtgatgctgaagaagatagaaCCTGCCATCCCCATGGACTCGAGTGGTGCGACTTTCAGTCACATCTTTGGCACAAATACCACTCCTTTTGAGCTGTTCGTCGTTAATCAGAAGATTATGGGTCCTTCATGGCTTGAAATCAAAGATATCGCTCCTTCCGAGAAGGCTGTAAGTCTTAATTTTGCGCCATGTTGAGCATGTGCTGACGCTTTGCAGTCATCATGGTGCAAGCTTGAGTTCTACGTGACCGATCCTTCAGAAGTCAACCCGTTCTCCGAAACTGACCCTTCCGCCCCTAAAGACACACCCCCCTTTACCATCATGTCCATTTCCCTTCGCACCATTGTTAATCACCGCGAGAACAAGACTGAGATTCTGTCCGTCTCTATGAGGACGTGGGATAATTATAACATTGAAGACCCCACCCCTCCTGATCAACTCCGATCCCAGCTGAACACCATCGTCCGGCCTATCGAGCGATTTCCTAACGGCCTTGAATCCAAAGCTCGAACAGAGAGGTCACAATTCCAAACGGTAAAAACGGAGCGAGCACTACTCAACTCTATGTTGGGTATGATTTACCGCTACGACCCCGATGTCATGGTTGGGCACAACTTCCTGGGAGGCGGATTTGAAGCGTTATTATATAGGATGAAAGAGCTCAAAGCAGACCATTGGTCGAGGATAGGAAGGTtcaggagaaagggaatgAATGTTAG
Proteins encoded in this window:
- a CDS encoding phosphatidylserine decarboxylase → MANSKPVPDEHRIHRLTDWSSRDKRHHHKFLNDTVEYVDQHPKPLHPVLKDFQDVVEKSTRLSMLFDLMFQQIPHNKEYLKDPSGQSNQVRDFRHLLQLLNHVISTAPRWTKGAESVGLVGVPVNALLDWPMGTNAGFCVFQDPTVNEHLKKILNVWGEFLSSPESADALSNDETGWFGPVGLPSLEKVANVGKTSYTFDQFYKCDPSAKYFGFKSWDDFFTRHFREEVRPIASPDDDNVVANACESKVYKVGRNIHARDQFWVKGQPYSVLDILAFDDYAERFVGGTIYQAFLSALSYHRWHAPVSGTIKKAYVVQGTYYSEPPFVEFNVNQNADPHGETTSQEYLSATATRSIIFIDNPKLGLVAFLGIGMTEVSTCEITVKEGQQVKKGDQLGMFHFGGSTHCVLFEKGVNLEGFPEPSDHNVPVRSQLCVVK